The proteins below come from a single Acaryochloris sp. CCMEE 5410 genomic window:
- a CDS encoding pyridoxamine 5'-phosphate oxidase family protein, whose amino-acid sequence MSGWTRETSPFHAGEQAVQERYGIRDRMEKQGRRIIRDFLPEQHRTFYPQLPFLLVGSVDQKGCPWASIVAGQPGFISSPDPQTLSIQTQPIAGDPLQQNLKVGADVGLLGIELPTRRRNRMNGVIQQITPAGFVVEVKQTFGNCPQYIQTRDVQFIPEQANPAALTAVDALDSDLQAVVESADTFFIATRYADSTSNLAHGVDVSHRGGKPGFIRVDDAQTLTFPDFAGNLAFNTIGNLILDPRVGLLFPNFQTGDLLTLTGKADVIWDGDDLQSFAGAERLIQIKLEAGFLLQSALPFQADFQEYSPFLQKTGSWPKTV is encoded by the coding sequence ATGTCAGGTTGGACAAGAGAAACATCTCCCTTTCATGCGGGAGAACAGGCGGTTCAAGAACGGTATGGGATTCGCGATCGCATGGAAAAACAAGGGCGTCGCATTATCCGTGACTTCCTGCCAGAACAGCATCGGACCTTTTATCCGCAGCTGCCGTTCCTTCTCGTGGGTAGCGTTGATCAGAAGGGATGTCCTTGGGCCTCAATTGTGGCTGGACAGCCCGGTTTTATCTCCTCCCCAGATCCGCAAACCCTGAGCATTCAAACTCAACCCATCGCAGGGGATCCGCTTCAGCAGAACCTAAAGGTCGGCGCTGATGTGGGGCTGTTAGGGATCGAACTCCCCACCCGACGCCGCAATCGGATGAATGGGGTGATCCAGCAGATCACCCCTGCAGGATTTGTTGTGGAGGTAAAACAAACCTTTGGCAACTGTCCCCAATATATTCAGACCCGCGACGTGCAGTTTATACCTGAACAAGCGAACCCGGCGGCATTGACGGCTGTTGACGCCTTGGATTCAGATCTTCAAGCGGTCGTTGAATCGGCTGATACCTTCTTTATTGCCACTCGCTATGCCGATAGCACATCTAACCTAGCCCATGGTGTCGATGTCTCCCATCGAGGCGGTAAGCCTGGGTTTATCCGGGTGGATGATGCCCAAACCCTGACCTTCCCAGATTTTGCTGGCAATCTGGCTTTCAATACCATCGGTAACCTGATCCTCGATCCACGGGTCGGACTCCTGTTCCCCAACTTTCAAACGGGGGATTTGCTGACCTTGACGGGCAAGGCCGACGTGATTTGGGACGGCGACGATCTGCAGTCTTTTGCAGGCGCAGAACGACTGATTCAAATCAAACTGGAAGCAGGCTTCTTACTTCAATCAGCCTTACCTTTTCAGGCTGACTTTCAAGAGTATTCTCCCTTCTTGCAAAAGACAGGTAGCTGGCCAAAGACGGTCTAG
- a CDS encoding VOC family protein, giving the protein MTNSAATQGAHHIGLTVPDLQQARAFFIDTLGFKQVGEKPDYPAVFVSDGTIMITLWQAMNPEQATPFDRKNVIGLHHFALKMESLTVLNELHQTLIQTPGVEIEFAPESLGGSPMHHMMCYIPGGIRMEFIAAG; this is encoded by the coding sequence ATGACTAACTCCGCAGCAACTCAAGGTGCTCACCACATCGGATTAACCGTTCCCGATCTCCAACAGGCTCGGGCCTTCTTTATTGACACCCTAGGCTTCAAGCAAGTCGGTGAAAAACCGGATTACCCTGCTGTATTTGTTTCCGACGGCACGATTATGATTACTCTGTGGCAAGCCATGAATCCAGAACAGGCCACCCCTTTTGATCGCAAAAATGTGATTGGCTTGCATCACTTTGCCCTCAAGATGGAAAGCCTGACTGTCTTAAATGAATTGCACCAAACCCTGATTCAGACCCCAGGTGTTGAAATTGAGTTTGCCCCCGAGTCCCTAGGCGGTTCTCCTATGCACCACATGATGTGCTACATCCCTGGCGGCATTCGGATGGAATTTATTGCGGCGGGTTAA
- a CDS encoding ImmA/IrrE family metallo-endopeptidase, producing the protein MSIIKPYTFLSKSEIEFKANEVIKKIESSRDSSLTWPLDTMDVAEYLGLDFDFESIPSDSEGVVAAMIFPTKKLIIINQDLESMSDPGQNGFRESTIGHEIGHWILHINIDEVEGNAKQQELNFSGITQIEESFLCRSLDENGDWREWQAQYFSSCLLMPRYVLEKIRSKYNLNSLKDLYGMKDEMGVTISNLIHRLKDLDWIDNTLFQKSDKSPIKQSHLF; encoded by the coding sequence ATGAGCATCATAAAGCCTTATACATTCCTAAGTAAGTCAGAAATTGAGTTTAAGGCGAATGAAGTTATTAAGAAAATTGAGAGTTCTCGAGATTCTTCTTTAACTTGGCCTTTAGATACTATGGATGTTGCTGAGTATCTAGGATTAGATTTTGATTTTGAAAGCATTCCTTCTGATTCTGAAGGAGTGGTTGCCGCTATGATATTTCCGACTAAGAAGCTTATTATCATAAACCAAGATTTAGAAAGTATGTCTGATCCAGGGCAAAATGGATTTCGTGAATCTACAATTGGGCATGAAATTGGCCATTGGATCCTTCATATCAATATTGACGAAGTTGAAGGAAATGCTAAGCAACAAGAACTAAATTTTTCAGGAATTACACAAATTGAAGAATCTTTTCTATGTAGAAGCTTAGATGAGAATGGAGATTGGCGTGAATGGCAAGCCCAATACTTCTCTAGCTGCTTACTTATGCCTCGATATGTTTTGGAGAAGATTCGCTCAAAGTATAATTTAAATTCATTGAAGGATCTTTATGGAATGAAAGATGAGATGGGAGTGACTATCTCGAACCTTATTCATCGTTTAAAAGATCTAGATTGGATTGATAATACTCTTTTCCAGAAATCTGACAAAAGCCCCATAAAGCAATCTCATTTATTTTGA
- a CDS encoding helix-turn-helix domain-containing protein, which produces MAHSFGSQIRERRKERGYTLRQLAPLLGINFAYLSKLENDRADHPPSEELIRQIAKTLELDQDKLIYLAGRITQSDAKMIEDLVKNNPEEACILFRKMKENPNFANSFIRKIGKSNSID; this is translated from the coding sequence GTGGCACACAGCTTTGGCAGTCAAATTAGAGAAAGACGTAAGGAACGTGGCTATACTTTGCGCCAGTTAGCTCCATTGCTGGGTATTAACTTTGCATACCTATCGAAGCTTGAAAATGATCGAGCTGATCATCCTCCTTCTGAAGAACTTATTAGGCAGATTGCCAAAACTTTAGAGTTAGATCAAGATAAATTAATATATCTAGCTGGCCGAATTACACAAAGTGATGCAAAGATGATCGAGGATCTGGTAAAGAATAATCCTGAAGAAGCTTGTATTTTATTCAGGAAAATGAAAGAAAATCCTAATTTTGCCAATAGTTTTATTCGGAAAATTGGAAAATCTAATTCAATAGATTAG
- a CDS encoding glutathione S-transferase N-terminal domain-containing protein, whose product MIHLYTYTTPNGRKPAILLEELGLPYTLHKVDLGKGEQFSPEFVALNPNSKIPAIKDEDTGVTVFESGAILIYLAEKTGKLLPTDAASRAQVMAWLMFQMAGVGPMFGQLGHFRRSAPESIEYAINRYEQEALRLVKVLDRQLQERDFIAGDYSIADIATYPWVAAYEYVGLSLDLFPHVQAWLQRVGQRPAVQTGMAILTPEFKSDLAQ is encoded by the coding sequence ATGATCCACCTCTACACGTATACAACCCCCAATGGACGCAAGCCCGCCATTCTCTTGGAAGAGCTAGGGCTGCCCTACACCCTACACAAAGTTGACTTGGGAAAGGGAGAACAGTTTAGTCCCGAATTTGTGGCCCTCAATCCCAATAGTAAAATTCCAGCCATCAAAGATGAAGATACAGGTGTGACCGTTTTTGAGTCCGGTGCCATCCTCATTTACCTGGCGGAAAAAACTGGAAAATTATTACCCACTGATGCTGCGAGTCGGGCTCAAGTGATGGCATGGCTGATGTTCCAAATGGCAGGCGTCGGCCCGATGTTTGGCCAACTGGGGCATTTTCGCCGATCCGCTCCAGAGTCGATTGAATATGCGATTAACCGCTATGAACAAGAAGCGTTACGCCTAGTGAAGGTTCTAGATCGACAATTACAGGAGAGGGACTTTATTGCTGGCGATTATTCCATTGCAGATATTGCTACCTATCCCTGGGTGGCTGCCTATGAGTATGTGGGACTCAGTTTAGACCTCTTTCCCCATGTTCAAGCTTGGCTACAGCGAGTGGGGCAAAGACCAGCAGTGCAAACCGGAATGGCCATCTTAACCCCTGAGTTTAAGAGCGATTTGGCTCAGTGA